From Bradyrhizobium symbiodeficiens, the proteins below share one genomic window:
- the boxB gene encoding benzoyl-CoA 2,3-epoxidase subunit BoxB: MNVDYSTKIPNNVNLAEDRQVLKALEGWHPGYMDWWSDMGPEGFQESLVYLRTAYSVDPRGWAKFDYVRMPDYRWGILLAPQEENRVVPFGEHYGEPAWQEVPGEHRAMLRRLIVIQGDTEPASVEQQRHLGKTAPSLYDMRNLFQVNVEEGRHLWAMVYLLQKYFGRDGREEADDLLRRRSGDADAPRMLGAFNEATPDWLSFFMFTYFTDRDGKMQLHSLAQSGFDPLSRTCRFMLTEEAHHMFVGETGITRVVQRTCDAMREAGITDPTDIAKVRALGVIDLPTIQKKLNLHYTLSLDLFGSEVSTNAANAFNAGIKGRYHETQIEDDHQLKNATYPVLKFIDGEIKLVDEPALTALNMRLRDDYSQDCVKGLLRWNKVISTAGYDFQLKLPNVAFHRHIGEFKSIHATPDGLLIDDATWTKRKDDWLPSTADGNFITSLMQPVTESGKFASWISPPKVGIDNKPGDFEYVKIES; the protein is encoded by the coding sequence ATGAACGTCGACTACTCGACCAAGATTCCGAACAACGTCAATCTCGCTGAAGACCGCCAGGTGCTGAAGGCGCTCGAAGGCTGGCATCCCGGCTACATGGATTGGTGGAGCGACATGGGGCCGGAAGGCTTTCAGGAATCGCTGGTGTATCTGCGCACCGCCTATTCGGTCGATCCGCGCGGCTGGGCCAAGTTCGACTATGTCCGCATGCCCGACTATCGCTGGGGCATTCTCCTGGCTCCCCAGGAAGAGAACCGCGTCGTGCCGTTCGGCGAGCATTACGGCGAGCCAGCCTGGCAGGAGGTCCCCGGCGAGCATCGCGCCATGCTGCGCCGCCTGATCGTGATCCAGGGCGACACCGAGCCGGCTTCGGTCGAGCAGCAGCGCCATCTCGGCAAGACCGCGCCCTCGCTCTACGACATGCGCAATCTGTTCCAGGTCAATGTCGAGGAAGGCCGCCATCTCTGGGCGATGGTCTACCTGCTGCAGAAATATTTCGGCCGCGACGGCCGCGAGGAAGCAGACGATTTGCTGCGCCGCCGCTCCGGCGATGCCGACGCGCCGCGCATGCTCGGCGCCTTCAACGAGGCGACGCCGGACTGGCTGTCCTTCTTCATGTTCACTTATTTCACCGACCGCGACGGCAAGATGCAGCTGCACAGCCTCGCGCAATCCGGCTTCGATCCGCTGTCGCGTACCTGCCGCTTCATGCTGACGGAAGAAGCGCACCACATGTTCGTCGGCGAGACCGGCATCACCCGCGTCGTGCAGCGCACCTGCGATGCGATGCGCGAAGCCGGCATCACCGATCCCACCGACATCGCCAAGGTCCGCGCGCTCGGGGTGATCGATCTTCCGACCATCCAGAAGAAGTTGAACCTGCACTACACGCTGTCGCTCGATCTGTTCGGCTCGGAGGTCTCGACCAACGCGGCCAACGCCTTCAACGCCGGCATCAAGGGCCGCTATCACGAGACCCAGATCGAGGACGATCACCAGCTCAAGAACGCCACCTATCCGGTGCTGAAGTTCATCGACGGCGAGATCAAGCTGGTCGACGAGCCGGCGCTGACCGCGCTCAACATGCGCCTGCGCGACGATTACAGCCAGGATTGCGTCAAGGGCCTGCTGCGCTGGAACAAGGTGATCTCGACCGCGGGCTACGACTTCCAGCTCAAGCTGCCGAACGTCGCCTTCCACCGCCACATCGGCGAGTTCAAGAGCATCCACGCGACGCCCGATGGCCTCCTGATCGACGATGCCACCTGGACGAAGCGCAAGGACGATTGGCTGCCCTCGACCGCCGACGGCAACTTCATCACCTCGCTGATGCAGCCCGTCACGGAGAGCGGCAAGTTCGCCTCCTGGATCTCGCCGCCGAAAGTCGGCATCGACAACAAGCCCGGTGATTTCGAGTACGTGAAGATCGAGTCGTAA
- the boxC gene encoding 2,3-epoxybenzoyl-CoA dihydrolase, translating into MAGEDRRLAGGATFIDFQTEPSRYKHWKLAVEGDVATLTMDVDENGGLFEGYLLKLNSYDLGVDIELADAVQRLRFEHPEVKVVLLRSAKNRVFCAGANIRMLAGSTHAHKVNFCKFTNETRNGMEDSSENSGQRFITVVNGSAAGGGYELALATDHIILADDGASAVALPEVPLLAVLPGTGGLTRVVDKRKVRRDHADFFCTIEEGVKGKRAVQWRLVDEIVPNSKLEGKIAERAKEFAAASKRKGSGKGITLSPLKRVIDETSIRYGFVTVDIDRMARIATISIKAPEAAAPADIDGMMAQGASFWPLQVARELDDAILHLRINELEIAMLVFKSHGERAHVLAHDAFLEANKAHWLVNEIRHYWKRVLKRIDVTSRTLVTLVEPGSCFAGTLAELVFAADRSYMLVGTRQGDNRPPPSIELSAMNFGPYPMSHGLTRLQSRFQADPSDVERAEATLGTALDAEQAEELGLVTFALDDIDWDDEVRVFLEERASFSPDSLTGMEASLRFVGPETMESKIFSRLTAWQNWIFQRPNAVGEEGALRRYGSGQKPKFDMTRV; encoded by the coding sequence ATGGCCGGGGAAGATCGGCGCCTCGCAGGCGGCGCGACATTCATCGATTTCCAGACCGAACCCTCCCGCTACAAGCACTGGAAGCTCGCGGTCGAGGGTGACGTCGCGACGCTGACCATGGACGTCGACGAGAACGGCGGCCTGTTCGAGGGCTATCTGCTCAAGCTCAATTCCTACGATCTCGGCGTCGACATCGAGCTTGCGGATGCTGTGCAGCGCCTGCGCTTCGAGCATCCGGAAGTGAAGGTCGTGCTGCTGCGCTCGGCCAAGAACCGCGTGTTCTGCGCCGGCGCCAACATCCGCATGCTTGCGGGCTCGACGCACGCTCACAAGGTGAACTTCTGCAAGTTCACCAACGAGACCCGCAACGGCATGGAGGACTCCTCGGAGAATTCTGGCCAGCGCTTCATCACCGTGGTGAACGGCTCCGCGGCCGGCGGCGGCTATGAGCTGGCGCTCGCGACCGACCACATCATTCTGGCCGACGACGGCGCGTCCGCCGTCGCGCTGCCCGAAGTGCCGCTGCTCGCGGTGCTGCCGGGCACCGGCGGTCTCACCCGCGTCGTCGACAAGCGCAAGGTGCGCCGCGACCACGCCGATTTCTTCTGCACCATCGAGGAAGGCGTGAAGGGCAAGCGCGCCGTGCAATGGCGCCTCGTCGACGAGATCGTGCCGAACAGCAAGCTCGAAGGCAAGATCGCCGAGCGCGCCAAGGAGTTCGCGGCCGCCTCGAAGCGCAAGGGTAGCGGCAAGGGCATTACGCTCTCCCCACTCAAGCGTGTCATCGACGAGACAAGCATCCGCTACGGCTTCGTCACCGTCGACATCGACCGCATGGCCCGCATCGCGACCATCTCGATCAAGGCGCCCGAAGCAGCCGCCCCCGCCGACATCGACGGCATGATGGCGCAGGGCGCATCGTTCTGGCCGCTCCAGGTCGCGCGCGAGCTCGACGACGCCATCCTGCATCTGCGCATCAACGAGCTCGAGATCGCCATGCTGGTGTTCAAGAGCCATGGCGAGCGCGCCCATGTGCTCGCGCACGATGCCTTCCTCGAAGCCAACAAGGCGCATTGGCTCGTCAACGAGATCCGCCACTACTGGAAGCGCGTCTTGAAGCGCATCGACGTCACTTCGCGCACGCTGGTGACGCTGGTCGAGCCCGGCTCCTGCTTTGCTGGCACGCTCGCCGAGCTCGTCTTCGCCGCCGACCGCTCCTACATGCTGGTCGGGACGCGCCAGGGCGACAACCGCCCGCCGCCGTCGATCGAGCTCTCCGCGATGAATTTCGGCCCCTATCCGATGAGCCATGGCCTGACGCGGCTGCAATCGCGCTTCCAGGCCGATCCCTCCGATGTGGAGCGCGCGGAAGCGACGCTTGGCACCGCGCTCGACGCCGAGCAGGCCGAGGAGCTCGGCCTCGTCACCTTCGCGCTCGACGACATCGACTGGGACGACGAGGTCCGCGTGTTCCTGGAGGAACGCGCCAGCTTCTCGCCCGACAGCCTTACCGGCATGGAAGCGAGCCTTCGCTTCGTCGGCCCCGAGACGATGGAATCGAAAATCTTCTCGCGCCTGACCGCGTGGCAGAACTGGATCTTCCAGCGCCCCAACGCAGTCGGCGAAGAAGGCGCGCTGCGCCGCTACGGCAGCGGCCAGAAGCCGAAATTCGATATGACGCGGGTTTAG
- a CDS encoding DUF309 domain-containing protein, with the protein MNVPSHATGQLPWPRWAYVPGETGGIEADDETLGLAKALVPSAFRGYVPARHPALRYGLALNDRGYFWEAQEVLETVWAAAPQSGRERILLRACIHIANANLRLRMQKAHSAARLFGDALAELMSLTSRKAAPAGDGFVESFPIPALTALLQAKLGRPQLSKADWIAISAIVRS; encoded by the coding sequence ATGAATGTGCCTTCACATGCGACCGGCCAATTGCCGTGGCCGCGATGGGCCTATGTGCCGGGCGAGACCGGCGGCATCGAGGCCGATGACGAGACGCTTGGTTTGGCCAAGGCGCTGGTGCCATCGGCCTTTCGCGGCTACGTGCCGGCCCGCCACCCGGCGCTGCGTTACGGGCTCGCGCTCAACGACCGCGGCTATTTCTGGGAAGCACAGGAGGTGCTGGAGACGGTCTGGGCCGCGGCCCCGCAGAGCGGCCGCGAACGCATCCTGCTGCGCGCCTGCATCCATATCGCCAATGCGAACTTGCGGCTGCGGATGCAGAAGGCGCATTCGGCCGCGCGCCTGTTCGGCGACGCGCTTGCGGAGTTGATGTCGCTCACCTCGCGCAAGGCGGCGCCGGCCGGCGATGGCTTCGTCGAGAGCTTTCCGATTCCGGCGTTGACGGCGTTGCTCCAAGCCAAGCTCGGCCGTCCCCAGCTCTCCAAGGCCGACTGGATCGCGATCAGCGCCATCGTGCGGTCCTGA
- a CDS encoding alpha/beta fold hydrolase gives MTNLTPTGFLDVGAASLEYKWLAPASADAPTIVMLHEGLGCVGLWGDFPEKLQQATGAGIFAYSRAGYGQSSPVTLPRPLDYMQREALDVLPKLLDAIGFRRGLLLGHSDGASIATIYAGAHQDHRLQGLVLLAPHFIVEDISVTSIAAIKTTFETTDLKAKLARWHKDVDNAFYGWNGAWLDPKFRDWDISEYLAYIRVPIMVLQGAGDQYGTLRQVEIAQEECYCPVDIKVISDAGHSPHREAPGATLDAIEQFADAALRDDQGLQVRAA, from the coding sequence ATGACCAACCTCACGCCCACAGGCTTCCTCGACGTCGGTGCCGCCAGCCTCGAATACAAATGGCTTGCGCCCGCATCCGCTGACGCGCCGACCATCGTCATGCTGCACGAAGGTCTCGGCTGCGTCGGCCTCTGGGGCGATTTCCCGGAGAAGCTGCAACAAGCGACCGGCGCCGGCATCTTCGCCTATTCGCGCGCGGGTTATGGACAGTCCAGCCCGGTTACGTTGCCGCGGCCGCTCGACTACATGCAGCGCGAGGCACTGGACGTGCTGCCGAAGCTGCTCGACGCGATCGGCTTCAGGCGTGGCCTGCTGCTCGGCCATTCCGACGGCGCCTCGATCGCGACGATCTATGCCGGCGCGCATCAGGATCATCGCCTGCAGGGCCTCGTGCTCCTCGCCCCGCATTTCATCGTCGAGGACATCTCCGTGACATCCATCGCCGCCATCAAGACGACATTCGAGACCACCGACCTGAAGGCAAAACTCGCGCGCTGGCACAAGGACGTCGACAACGCCTTCTACGGCTGGAACGGCGCCTGGCTCGACCCGAAATTCCGCGATTGGGACATCTCGGAATATCTCGCCTATATCCGCGTTCCCATCATGGTCCTGCAGGGTGCAGGCGACCAATATGGGACACTGCGTCAGGTCGAAATTGCGCAGGAAGAGTGCTACTGTCCGGTCGATATTAAAGTCATTTCAGACGCGGGCCATTCCCCGCATCGTGAAGCGCCGGGGGCGACGCTTGACGCGATCGAGCAATTTGCAGATGCGGCCCTGCGCGACGATCAGGGACTTCAGGTACGCGCCGCATGA
- a CDS encoding benzoate-CoA ligase family protein, which translates to MSEGSYNAVTWLLDRNVREGRGNKLAFDDTVSRLTYGELQQQSCRAANMLRRLGVRREERVAMIMLDTVDFPVVFLGAIRAGIVPVPLNTLLTADQYAYILADCRARVLFVSEALYPVIKDVVGRMPDLEHVVVSGAKQNGHKQLAEELAGESDQFATAATHPDEPAFWLYSSGSTGMPKGVRHIHSNLQATADTYAKQVLGIRESDVCLSAAKLFFAYGLGNALTFPMSVGASVILNSERPTPARMFDLMNRYKPSIFYGVPTLFAAMLNDEAMKAERGGGALRICTSAGEALPESVGNSWKSRFGVDILDGVGSTELLHIFLSNAPGDIKYGCSGKPVPGYAVRLVNEAGQDVADGEVGELLVDAPSAGEGYWNQRHKSRRTFEGPWTRTGDKYVRDAEGRYTFCGRADDMFKVSGIWVSPFEVESALITHPAVLEAAVVPEADPEGLLKPKAFVVLRPGATTVDLQEMLKEHVKQKIGPWKYPRWIDVVESLPKTATGKIQRFKLREGAN; encoded by the coding sequence GTGAGCGAGGGATCCTACAACGCGGTGACCTGGCTGCTCGACCGTAACGTCAGGGAAGGCCGGGGCAACAAGCTGGCCTTCGACGACACCGTCTCGCGGCTCACCTATGGCGAGCTCCAGCAACAGAGCTGCCGCGCCGCCAACATGCTGCGCCGGCTCGGCGTCCGCCGCGAGGAGCGCGTGGCGATGATCATGCTCGATACGGTCGATTTCCCGGTGGTGTTTCTGGGCGCGATCCGCGCCGGCATCGTGCCGGTGCCGCTCAACACGCTGCTGACCGCGGACCAATACGCCTACATCCTCGCCGACTGCCGCGCCCGCGTGCTGTTCGTCTCCGAGGCGCTCTATCCCGTCATCAAGGACGTCGTCGGCCGCATGCCCGATCTCGAGCATGTCGTGGTCTCCGGTGCCAAGCAGAACGGTCACAAGCAGCTCGCCGAAGAGCTCGCCGGCGAGAGCGATCAGTTCGCCACCGCCGCGACGCATCCGGACGAGCCGGCATTCTGGCTCTATTCGTCCGGCTCGACCGGCATGCCCAAGGGCGTGCGTCATATCCATTCCAATTTGCAGGCGACCGCCGACACCTACGCCAAGCAGGTGCTCGGCATCCGCGAGAGCGACGTGTGTCTCTCCGCGGCCAAGCTGTTCTTCGCCTACGGGCTCGGCAACGCACTGACCTTCCCGATGTCGGTCGGCGCCAGCGTGATCCTCAACAGCGAACGGCCGACGCCGGCGCGCATGTTCGACCTGATGAACCGCTACAAGCCGTCGATCTTCTACGGCGTGCCGACCCTGTTCGCGGCGATGCTCAACGACGAGGCCATGAAGGCCGAGCGCGGCGGCGGCGCCTTGCGCATCTGCACCTCGGCCGGCGAGGCGCTGCCGGAATCCGTCGGCAACAGCTGGAAGTCGCGCTTCGGCGTCGACATTCTCGACGGCGTCGGCTCGACCGAGCTGCTGCACATCTTCCTGTCGAACGCGCCGGGCGACATCAAATACGGCTGCTCCGGCAAGCCCGTGCCGGGCTATGCGGTGCGGCTGGTCAACGAGGCCGGCCAGGACGTCGCCGACGGCGAGGTCGGTGAGCTCCTGGTCGATGCGCCCTCGGCCGGCGAGGGCTACTGGAATCAGCGCCACAAGAGCCGCCGCACCTTCGAGGGTCCGTGGACCCGCACCGGCGACAAATATGTGCGCGACGCGGAAGGCCGCTACACCTTCTGCGGCCGCGCCGACGACATGTTCAAGGTTTCCGGCATCTGGGTTTCGCCCTTCGAGGTCGAGAGCGCGCTGATCACCCATCCGGCCGTGCTGGAAGCCGCCGTCGTGCCCGAGGCCGATCCCGAAGGACTGTTGAAGCCGAAGGCCTTCGTCGTGCTGCGCCCGGGCGCGACCACTGTGGATCTGCAGGAGATGCTGAAGGAGCACGTCAAGCAGAAGATCGGCCCGTGGAAATATCCGCGCTGGATCGACGTGGTGGAGTCCTTGCCGAAGACGGCGACCGGAAAGATCCAGCGGTTCAAGCTGCGGGAAGGGGCGAATTAG
- a CDS encoding helix-turn-helix transcriptional regulator, which translates to MTDSPDAESHFLEQLGQRVRTMRALRGMSRKVLAKVSGISERYIAQLESGKGNVSIVLLRRVSDAMGAHLEDLLPSADPTPDWQMFRDLLRKATPAQIAQAKDLLAGGSATAPRRAPFCGIALIGLRGAGKSTLGKILAKKVGWSFVELNKEVEQQNGLSVAEIIALYGQEGFRRMEQAALQQLLARNELMVLATGGGIVSEPLTFDQILSSFYTIWLKAEPEEHMARVRRQGDLRPMADDRSAMAELRNILLSREPLYARATAVVDTAGLSVDAAAARLIDAVRPVLQNEARSFGLRSVAL; encoded by the coding sequence ATGACCGACAGTCCCGACGCCGAATCCCATTTCCTCGAACAGCTCGGCCAGCGGGTGCGCACCATGCGCGCACTGCGCGGCATGTCGCGCAAGGTGCTCGCCAAGGTATCGGGCATTTCGGAGCGCTACATCGCGCAGCTCGAAAGCGGCAAGGGCAATGTCTCCATCGTGCTGTTGCGCCGCGTCTCCGACGCGATGGGCGCGCATCTCGAGGATCTGTTGCCAAGCGCCGATCCGACGCCGGACTGGCAGATGTTTCGCGATCTCCTGCGCAAGGCCACGCCTGCCCAGATCGCGCAGGCGAAAGATCTGCTCGCCGGCGGCAGCGCCACCGCGCCGCGGCGCGCGCCGTTCTGCGGCATCGCGCTGATCGGCCTGCGCGGCGCCGGCAAATCCACACTCGGCAAGATTTTGGCGAAGAAGGTCGGCTGGAGCTTCGTCGAGCTCAACAAGGAGGTCGAGCAGCAGAACGGGCTCTCGGTCGCCGAGATCATCGCGCTCTACGGCCAGGAAGGCTTTCGCCGCATGGAGCAGGCGGCGCTGCAGCAGTTGCTCGCGCGCAACGAACTGATGGTGCTGGCGACCGGCGGCGGCATCGTCTCCGAGCCCTTGACCTTCGACCAGATCCTGAGCTCGTTCTACACGATCTGGCTGAAGGCCGAGCCAGAAGAGCACATGGCCCGCGTCCGTCGCCAGGGCGATTTGCGCCCGATGGCCGACGATCGCTCCGCGATGGCCGAACTGCGCAACATTTTGCTGAGCCGCGAGCCGTTGTACGCGCGGGCGACGGCGGTGGTGGATACGGCGGGTCTTTCCGTCGACGCCGCAGCAGCGCGGCTGATCGATGCGGTGCGCCCGGTGCTGCAGAACGAAGCCCGCAGCTTCGGGCTGCGCAGCGTGGCGCTGTAG
- a CDS encoding group II truncated hemoglobin yields MSDTDVTITMFERIGGSATIDALVDRFYDRMDTLPEAKIIRAMHADDLGLIRDVLKRYLTEWTGGPKLYSPEKGHPRLRQRHLGFAIGDAERDAWMLCMRGAMEETVTDAAARQDLDRAISGLADWMRNR; encoded by the coding sequence ATGTCCGACACCGACGTCACCATCACGATGTTCGAGCGAATCGGCGGCAGCGCCACGATCGACGCCCTGGTCGACCGCTTCTACGATCGGATGGACACGCTGCCGGAGGCCAAGATCATCCGTGCGATGCATGCGGACGATCTCGGCCTGATCAGGGACGTCTTGAAGCGCTATCTCACCGAATGGACCGGCGGGCCCAAACTCTATTCCCCGGAGAAAGGCCATCCGCGATTGCGGCAGCGACACCTCGGCTTCGCCATCGGCGATGCCGAACGCGACGCGTGGATGCTCTGCATGCGCGGCGCGATGGAGGAGACGGTGACTGATGCCGCCGCGCGGCAGGACCTCGATCGCGCGATCTCGGGCCTCGCCGACTGGATGCGCAACCGCTAA
- a CDS encoding AraC family transcriptional regulator produces the protein MQIESDGRAACVQIDFTPLGAFRFHGGAVADLTAQMIDLGDVLGREGRRLAEMVADAREWPQRFAIVEDFVHRRAVHEPSPAIAAALDALCRSGGTSRIGALATEVGWSRKHLARRFQQEIGVAPKTLAQMLRFHMACGLARSRTGTGWASIAIDAGYADQAHLARDFRIFSGETPTAWAARIQGTDSRLARAAAG, from the coding sequence GTGCAGATCGAATCCGACGGCCGCGCCGCCTGCGTTCAGATCGATTTCACGCCGCTCGGCGCATTTCGCTTCCATGGCGGAGCAGTGGCCGACCTGACGGCCCAAATGATCGATCTCGGCGATGTCCTAGGTCGCGAGGGCCGCAGGCTCGCCGAGATGGTGGCTGATGCCCGGGAATGGCCACAACGCTTCGCGATCGTCGAGGATTTCGTTCACCGACGCGCCGTGCACGAACCGTCCCCGGCGATCGCTGCGGCTCTCGATGCACTGTGCCGCAGCGGGGGAACATCGAGGATCGGCGCACTGGCCACCGAGGTCGGCTGGAGCCGCAAGCATCTCGCACGCCGCTTTCAGCAGGAGATCGGCGTCGCGCCCAAGACCTTGGCCCAGATGCTGCGCTTTCACATGGCCTGCGGCCTTGCGCGCAGCCGGACCGGCACGGGGTGGGCATCCATCGCCATCGATGCAGGCTATGCCGACCAAGCCCATCTGGCCCGCGACTTCCGGATCTTCAGCGGCGAGACGCCGACCGCGTGGGCGGCGCGGATACAGGGCACCGACTCGCGCCTGGCCCGCGCCGCCGCGGGATAG
- a CDS encoding VOC family protein has translation MSLQVDREAPRLFHTMRCNDAEAMIAWLKDVLGFSERVVYRRDGIVAHAELALGSSILMLGAQRDDAYAKRVGEVDGRRTDAVYLAVDDPDALYEKVKTAGARIELEPYNTDYGSRDFSARDPEGGLWSFGTYWPKVGGTPLPD, from the coding sequence ATGAGTTTGCAAGTCGACAGAGAAGCGCCACGCCTGTTCCATACGATGCGTTGCAACGACGCCGAGGCAATGATCGCCTGGCTGAAAGACGTTCTGGGATTCAGTGAGCGCGTTGTCTACCGGCGCGACGGCATCGTCGCCCACGCCGAGTTGGCGTTGGGATCCTCGATCCTGATGCTGGGTGCGCAACGAGACGATGCTTACGCCAAGCGCGTGGGAGAGGTCGACGGCCGCCGGACGGACGCCGTCTATCTTGCCGTTGACGATCCCGACGCGCTTTATGAGAAGGTCAAGACAGCCGGCGCCCGCATCGAACTGGAGCCTTACAACACCGACTATGGCAGCCGCGATTTCTCCGCGCGCGACCCCGAGGGCGGCCTTTGGAGCTTTGGGACCTACTGGCCCAAGGTTGGAGGCACGCCACTGCCGGATTGA
- a CDS encoding transglutaminase-like domain-containing protein, with amino-acid sequence MTDTLPDTIRRLYTDPGEYIDSDHPAVEQFAADAVRADASAREKASRLYKAVRDGIRYNPYVSMRVAETFRASSVLAAGQGYCVGKASLYAAACRVHGIPARVGFADVKNHLTTEKLRQSMGTDIFTWHGFTEVHVDGAWRKATPTFNDTLCAKVGVAPLDFDGHTDALLHPFDGEGRAYMQYVNDRGSYHDVPAKFLMREMARDYANMQGEDLSGRDMEREAEGR; translated from the coding sequence ATGACCGACACCCTCCCCGACACCATCCGCCGCCTCTACACCGATCCCGGCGAGTACATCGACAGCGATCACCCCGCCGTGGAGCAATTCGCGGCTGACGCCGTGCGCGCGGATGCGAGCGCGCGCGAGAAGGCCAGCCGGCTCTACAAGGCGGTGCGCGACGGCATCCGCTACAATCCGTACGTCAGCATGCGCGTCGCCGAGACCTTTCGCGCCTCGAGCGTGCTTGCCGCCGGGCAAGGCTATTGCGTCGGCAAGGCGTCGCTCTATGCCGCCGCCTGCCGCGTCCACGGCATTCCGGCGCGCGTCGGCTTCGCCGACGTGAAGAACCATCTCACCACAGAGAAGCTGCGGCAGAGCATGGGCACCGACATCTTCACCTGGCACGGTTTCACGGAAGTCCATGTCGACGGCGCCTGGCGCAAGGCGACGCCGACCTTCAACGACACGCTCTGCGCCAAGGTCGGCGTGGCGCCGCTCGATTTCGACGGCCACACCGATGCGCTGCTGCATCCCTTCGACGGCGAAGGCCGCGCCTACATGCAATACGTCAACGACCGCGGCAGCTATCACGACGTGCCGGCGAAATTCCTGATGCGCGAGATGGCGCGGGATTACGCCAACATGCAGGGCGAGGATCTGTCGGGACGCGACATGGAGCGCGAGGCGGAAGGGCGATAG